One segment of Tenrec ecaudatus isolate mTenEca1 chromosome 1, mTenEca1.hap1, whole genome shotgun sequence DNA contains the following:
- the TMEM81 gene encoding transmembrane protein 81 encodes MQTLAMSFILRSLLLGSYLPFMGTLPKTLAVPEKLQETVEKVTVNATPCSVTCGLGYKEETVCEVGPDGVRRECKSRRLECLANWICGMLHFTIPMGKEFELSCLSADILEVGQEAFRFTWRLARGIISTNDELFRPFRTDSHFVKFAPAREFDSGTYRCDVQMLKDLKFVKRLYYGLRVLPPRLVKLNFDESLTEGQKLVDKGLEVNLDNSSQPPRLTWKKDVASALGLGITSGVAGGVVVSVALCRGLRLTYRGGDDNEEEEEEEEEDTDEDEEHSPSGLKALLLRKPN; translated from the exons ATGCAG ACCTTGGCGATGAGTTTCATCCTCAGGAGCCTACTGTTGGGCTCCTACCTGCCTTTTATGGGGACCTTGCCTAAAACCCTGGCTGTCCCGGAGAAGCTGCAAGAAACTGTCGAGAAAGTCACTGTCAACGCCACCCCCTGTTCTGTCACTTGTGGCCTTGGCTACAAGGAGGAGACTGTCTGTGAGGTGGGCCCGGACGGCGTGAGAAGGGAGTGCAAGTCTCGGCGCTTGGAGTGTCTGGCCAACTGGATCTGCGGGATGCTCCACTTCACCATCCCCATGGGGAAGGAGTTTGAGCTGAGCTGTCTGAGCGCCGACATCCTGGAGGTCGGGCAGGAAGCGTTCCGGTTCACCTGGAGACTAGCTCGAGGTATCATCTCCACCAACGACGAGCTCTTCAGACCCTTCCGAACCGATTCCCACTTTGTGAAGTTTGCGCCTGCTAGGGAGTTTGACTCTGGGACGTAccgctgtgatgtgcagatgttaAAAGACTTGAAATTTGTCAAGAGGCTCTATTATGGGCTGCGGGTCCTTCCCCCCCGCTTGGTGAAGCTGAATTTCGATGAGTCCCTGACGGAGGGTCAGAAGTTAGTGGATAAGGGACTGGAAGTAAACCTGGACAACTCTTCCCAGCCTCCCCGTCTGACctggaagaaggatgtggcatctgCCTTGGGACTGGGGATcaccagtggagtggctggtggtgtggtggtgagcGTGGCCCTCTGCCGTGGGCTGAGGTTGACCTACAGAGGCGGTGACGATaacgaggaggaagaggaggaggaggaggaggacacggACGAAGATGAGGAACACAGCCCCAGCGGGTTAAAAGCTTTGCTGCTGAGGAAGCCGAACTGA